Part of the Sinomonas atrocyanea genome is shown below.
ACGAAAGCCGCCTCCATGGAGGGCAGCACGTTCTGGACCCGGCCGAGGTAGACGTTGCCGATGAGCGAGTCCTGCTGCGTCTTGGAGACGAAGTGCTCCGCCAGCACGCCGTCCTCGAGGACCGCGATCTGGATGCGGTCGTCCTTCTGGCGGACCACCATCTGGCGGTCCACGGACTCGCGGCGCGCCAGGAACTCGGCCTCGGTGATGACGTGGCGGCGGCGCCCCGACTCGCGGGACTCGCGGCGGCGCTGCTTCTTGGCCTCGAGGCGGGTGGAGCCCTTCACGCTCTGCACGCGGGTGCTCGTCGGCTCCGACGGCGTGCGGGGCGCGCGGACGCGGGTCACCGTTCCGGGCGGGTCGTCGTCGAGGCCGCCCTCGAGCTCGAGGTCGGCCTCGCCGCGGCGGCGGCGCCTGCGGCGGCGGGACGTGACCTCGTCGGTCTCCTCGTCAGCGTCGCCGTGCTCGGCGTCCTGGTCGTCGCCGGCCTCGGAGGCGCGCGTGCGGCCCCGGCGGCCGCGTCCGCGGCGGCGACGGCGTCCGGTCAGCTCCGACTCCTCGTCCTCCTCCTGCTCCTCCTCGTGGTCCTCCACGGGCTCTGCGGCCACCGGCCGCACGACCGTGCTGAGGTCAGGGGCCTGGAAGATCATCGAGGTCGGAGAGATGGGCTCCCGGAAGAGCGACGCGAAGCCGCCCTCCGGCTGCTCCCCGGTCTCCGCCTCGGCGGCTTGCGGGGCGGCTGCCTCCTCGCGCGGGGCGCGGGCCGGCGCGGATTCCTGCGGGGCCGCTTTCCGGGTGTTCGGCTCTGCGGCCTGCTTCTCGGGCTCGGCTGCGGCAGCGGCCTGCACCACCTCGGCCGGGGCCTCGCCGGCTGCACCCGGTCGCGCCGCAGCGCGGCGGCGGGCGCGGACCGAGCTCTTGGCCCGGGAACCGGCCGCGGGAGCAGCGGCGTCCTCGTCCTGCGGTGCCTGCGCCTGGTCCGCAGCGGCCGCGTGCTCGGGACGGCGCGTCTCCTCCTTCACCGCGGCGGCCCTGGCGGAGGTCCGCCGTCGGCGCAGCGCCTTCTGCTCGGTGGCCTCCGTGCCCTCGGCGCCCGTCACCTCAGCGGCTGGCTGGGCCGCCGGGACGGCAGCCGTCGCCTCAGCGGCAGGCTGGGCCGCCGGGACGGCTTCGGCGTCGTTGGCGGGGGCAGCCTGCTGCTCCCCCTGCAGCCTGGCGGCCTCTGCGGCCTGCTCGGCAGCCACCGGCTCGGCGGTTGGCTCCTTGGTCGCGGCGGCGGCGCGGCGCGTGCGGGTCGCCCGCTTCGGCTTGGCCGGCGGCTCAGCCGCGCTGGCCTCGGCCTCGCTGACCTCGGTGCTGGCGATCTGGGGCGCCTCCGCCACGGCGGCGTCCACCTCTGCCGGCTCCTGGGCGGCGGCCGGCGACGCGGCCGGGCTCGAGGCGCTGCGCCGCCGGGTGGTGCGGCGGGGCTTCTGCTGCTCGACTGCCACGTGCTCGGCTACCGCTGCGTCGTCAGGTGCGGCTGCGCCCGGCTGCTGTTCCATATCCATCTGTACGTACTCCAAAGGCCGCCCCGTCCGTCCCCACATACGGCGGCCGCGGCGGCGCCACGAGTCGGCACCCGCAGGCGCCGACGAAGTCAGTCCTGTGCCCTCGCGGAATCCCGCGCGGGCCGGCGCCACGTTGCAACCCGCCACCGGTCGAGGCCGGGCAGGTGCCGCTCTGGCCCGCGCATCCCGGTCGGGATCGGTGGATCCGGACGGGCACGGGGCGGCGGTCTTCTCGCTGAGCACCGGACCGGGCACTGCATGTGGATCAGCGTCCGGCCACTGGCATTCTCTCACATGCCGGCCCGGCAAGATCCGGAAGGGCGCGCCCGCCGCCGCCGCGTCGCGCGGGGTCCGGCCCGCGGGCGGGGCTGGACGGGCTCCAGTGATCGCCCAGACGGGCAGCCTAGAATCGGAGCATCCCGCAGGAAGGACCTCCATGACTCCCCAGAGCAGCCCGAGCCGGGCAACGACCGCGTCCGAGACCCACGAGGCCGGCACGGACGGGACGGCCGCCCTCCCCGACGGCGACCGGCACGTGATGACCCGCACCGTCCCGTTCGCGTGGCTCGTGCTGGTCACGAGCGTGGTCGGCTGGCTCGCCTCGGGCGAACTCGTCCTCGAGAAGATCGAGAAGCTCATCAACCCCAGCCACACCACGATCTGCGACGTCAACCCGTGGGTCTCCTGCGGCGAGGTCATGAGCACATGGCAGAGCTCGCTCTTCGGTTTTCCGAACATGTTCATCGGGATCGTGGCCTTCGCGGTCACGATCACCGTGGCGATGGCGCTCCTGGCCGGGGCCCGCTTCAGCCGATGGTTCTGGGTCGGCCTGCAGGTCGGCGTCACGCTCGGCTTCGTCTTCGTCATCTGGCTGTGGAGCCAGGCCCTCTACGCCATCGGGATCCTGTGCCCGCTGTGCATGATCGTGTGGGCCATGATGATCCCCCTCTTCGTCTGGACCACCGCCCGCAACGTCGCCCACGGCGTCATCCCCGCGCCGGCCCGGGTCGCGAAGGCCCTCGCCGACTGGGGCTGGGTGACGGTGGCGGTGCTCTACGTCGCGGTCATCGCGACGATCTTCTTCCGCTTCCTGAACCTCTTCGTCCCCTCCACCATGTAGCCCCCCTCGCCGTTTCGGGTACGCATCTCGTCGCGCTTCTGCCGTTCCGGGTACGCATCTCGTCGGCTTTCCGGCATTCCGGGTACGACGACGGCCGGCGCCTTCCACACGGAAGGCGCCGGCCGTCGTCGTCTGTGGATCCTCCGGAAGGATCGGCCGCTGGCGCGCGTACCCGAAACGCGAAATCAGCGTCGAGATGCGTACCCGAGAGTCAGCGGGAGAACCAGATGCCGATCTCGCGCGCGGCGGACTCGGGCGAGTCGGACCCGTGGACGAGGTTCTGCTGGACCTTCAGGCCCCAGTCGCGGCCGAAGTCGCCGCGGATGGTTCCCGGGGCCGCGGCGGTCGGGTCAGTCGCGCCGGCGAGCGAGCGGAAGCCCTCGATGACGCGCTCGCCCTCGAAGACCGCCGCGACCACGGGGCCGCTCGCCATGAACTCGAGCAGCGGCTCGTAGAAGGGCTTGCCCTCGTGCTCGGCGTAGTGCTCGGCCAGCAGCTCGCGGCTCGGCGTGAGCTGCTCGAGGGCCGCGAGGCGGTAGCCCTTCGCCTCGACGCGGGCAAGGATGGCACCGGTCAGGCCGCGGGAGACACCGTCGGGCTTGACGAGGACAAGGGTGCGTTCGGTGGTCACAGGTACTCCTGGGTGAAGGGGCTGGTTTCCCGCCCAGTCTACTGATCAGGCCCCGCCGCCGGCGGCGCCGGTCCCCGCCGGACCGCCCTCGGGGTGCGTGCGCTCCCATGCGGCCTGCTCGCGGTCGCGCTGGAGGTTCTCCCGGTCGAGGCGGGCGCCGGTGCGGACCGCGAAGAACCACGTCACCAGCAGGATCCCGCCGACGAGGAACATCGTGGGCTCGAAGAAGCCGAGGGCAACGAGGACCAGCTGCAGGATCCAGCCGAGGGCCATGCCCCACGGTCGGGAGACCACGGCGCACGAGAGCACGAACACGGCGAGCAGGACGAACCCGCCGCCGAGCACCGTCCCGGCGCCGAGATCATGCGCGCGCAGCCCGAACAGCACGAGCGTGGCGAAGAACACCACGAAGGCCTCGGTCAGCAGGAGCACCGAGGCGAACATGACGCGGACGGAGCGGCGCTTCTTGGGCATGCCCGGGCGCCACTCGCGCTGGGCCCTCGTGAGCCTGGCCATCATGAGGCATCCTTTCCCAGGAGGGTGCGGGCCTCGCCCACCACCGTGATCGATCCCGTGATCAGCACCCCGCCGGCGAAGTCCTCGGTGGCGTCCGCGCGCTCGACGGCGTACGCGATGGCGTCGTCGAGCTTCTCCTCGACGTGCACGGCGTCCTCGTCGAATCCGAGGTCGAGGGCCAGCTCGGCGAGCTCCTCGGCCGGGATGGCGCGCGGGGACGCCGACTGGGTGAAGCAGTACTCGACGCGCTCGTCCGCGAACTCCTCCTCGAGGGTCCGCAGGATCTCCTCGGCGTCCTTCTCGCGCAGGACGCCGAGCACGATGACGAGGGTCGAGAAGTCGAACGCCTCCTTGAGGGCCTGCGCGCTGACCCGGATCCCGTCCGGGTTGTGCGCGGCGTCCACGATGATCGTCGGGGACGTCCGGACGGTCTCGAGCCGTCCGGGAGAGCTGACCTCCGCGAAGCCCTCGCGCAGCAGGTCGATCGAGAGCTCCCGCTCCCCGCCGCCGAGGAAGGCCTCGAGGGCCGCGACGGCCACCGCGGCGTTCTCCGCCTGGTGGGCGCCGTGCAGCGGCACCGCGAGGTCCTCGTAGCGCCCGGCGAGGCCGCGCACCGTGACGAGCTGGCCGCCGACGGCGAGCGAACGGGACTCGACCCCGAACTCCACGCCCTCGAACCGGTGCGGCACGCCCACCTCGCGGGCCTTCTCGAGGAGCACCTGCGCGGCGCCCCGGGGCTGGGCCGCGCTCACGAGGAAGCCGCCGCGCTTGATGATGCCGGCCTTCTCGCGCGCGATGTCCTCGACGGTGTCCCCCAGCAGGTCGGTGTGGTCGAGGGAGATGGGGGTGACGACGGAGACCGCGCCGTCGCCGACATTGGTGGCGTCGGTGATGCCGCCAAGGCCGACCTCGATGACCGCCACGTCCACGGGCTCGTCCGCGAAGACGGCGAAGCCGAGGATCGTGACGCACTCGAAGTACGTCAGCCGCGGCTCGTCGGCCGCCTCGAGCTCGGCGTCCACGATCGCCAGGTACGGGGTGATCTCATTCCAGATCCGCACGAAGGTCGCGTCCGGCACCGGGGCACCGTCGAGGCTGATGCGCTCCGTCACCCGGGCCAGGTGCGGGCTCGTGTACCGCCCGGTGCGCAGCCCGTGGGCCCGGAGGCCCGCCTCGATCATGCGGGCGGTGGACGTCTTCCCGTTGGTGCCCGTGATGTGGATGATCGGGAAGGCCCGGTTGGGCTCGCCGAGCACGTGCATCGCCCGGAAGAGGGGCGCGAGGCGCGGCTCCATCTTGTTCTCCGGGGCCCGGCTGAGGAGGATCGCGTAGACCTCCTCGACCGTGGTCGGCTCCGCCGCGGGGCCGGTGGCGCGATCGCTCACTGGCCAGCCTCCCCTGCGCGCACGCCCTGGCCGTCGGCCACGCCGGCGTCGACGCGCTCGACGAGCGCTGAGGGCTCGACGTCGGCCACGAGCAGCTCGAGCTCGACCGCGAGGGTCTCGCCCCTGAGCAGCTCGGCATGCTCGCGGGCAGCCGCGATGACGTGCGCCTTCGCGGTCACGCTCGCGCGGATCCGGTCGCCCACGGCGAGGTCGGCCTCCTTGCGGGCCTGCTGGATCACGCGCACGAGGTCGCGGGCCAGGCCCTCGGCCTCGAGCTCGGGGGTGAGGCCCGTGTCGAGGACCACGAAGCCCCCGCCCGGGAGCATGGCGACGGCGGCGTGCTCGCCTGCCTTCGCCGGGTCCACGACCGTCTCGAGCGTGTACTCGTGCGGTTCGAGGCCGATGCCCCCGGCGGTGACGGAGCCGTCGTCGGCCACCGACCAGTCCCCCGACTTCGAGCCCTTGATGGCCGTCTGGACGCCCTTGCCGAGGCGCGGGCCGGCGGCGCGGGCATTGACGACGAGCCGGCGCTCGATGCCGAACTCCTCCTCGCTGGCGTCGGCCGCGTCGAGGAGCCGGACGGCCTTGAGGTTCAGCTCGTCCGCGATGACCGCTTCCGAGCCAGAGAGCTCCGCCGCGCCGGGCACGACGACGGTCATCGCCGCGAGCGGCAGGCGCACCCGCAGCTTCGCGGCCTTGCGCAGCGACGAGCCGGCCGAGCACACGGCCTGGGTGCGGTCCATCTGCTCGACGAGCGCGGGGTCGTCGGCGAAGAGCGCGGCGTCCGGCCAGTCGGTGAGGTGGACCGAGCGGCCGCCGGTGAGGCCGCGCCAGATCTCCTCGGTGACGAGGGGCAGCAGCGGCGCCGCGACGCGGCACACGGCCTCGAGCGCGGTGAAGAGGGCGTCGAAGGCGTCGGCGTCCTCGTCGAAGAACCGCTGGCGGGACCTGCGCACGTACCAGTTGGTGAGCATGTCGAGGTACTCGCGCAGCACGTCGCATGCGGTGGAGATGTCGTAGGCGTCGAGGTGCTGCTGCATCCCGCGCACGAGGCGTCCGGTCTGGGCCATGAGGTAGCGGTCCAGGGGGTCGGTGTATCCGTCGTGCCGGACTGCCGCCTCGAAGCCTGCGCCGGCAGCGCCGTCGCGGGAGGCGCGCGCCGCGTTGGCGTAGAGCGTGAAGAAGCTGTACACGTTCCACAGCGGCAGGATCACCTGGCGCACGCCGTCGCGGATGCCCTGCTCGGTGACGATGAGGTTGCCGCCGCGCAGGATGGGGCTGGCCATGAGGAACCAGCGCATCGCGTCGGAGCCGTCGCGGTCCAGCACCTCGGAGACGTCCGGGTAGTTGCGCAGGCTCTTGGACATCTTCTGCCCGTCGGAGCCGAGCACGATCCCGTGGCTGATGACATTGCGGAAGGCGGGACGGTCGAACAGCGCCGTCGCGAGGATGTGGAGCGTGTAGAACCAGCCGCGGGTCTGGCCGATGTACTCGACGATGAAGTCGCCGGGGTTGTGCGTCTCGAACCATTCCTGGTTCTCGTACGGGTAGTGGACCTGGGCGTACGGCATCGACCCGGAGTCGAACCAGACGTCGAGGACGTCGGGGACGCGGCGCATCGTGGACCGCCCCGTGGGGTCGTCCGGGTTGGGCCGGGAGAGCTCGTCGATGAAGGGCCGGTGCAGGTCGGGCTTGCCCTCGTGGTTGAGCGGGAGCCGGCCGAAGTCGGCCTCGAGCTCGGCGAGGGAGCCGTAGACGTCGGTGCGCGGGTACTCCGGGTTGTCCGAGACCCAGACGGGGATGGGCGATCCCCAGTAGCGGTTGCGGCTGATCGACCAGTCGCGCGCGTTCTCGAGCCACTTGCCGAACTGGCCGTGCTTGACGTTGCCCGGGATCCAGGTGATCTGCTCGTTGAGCTCGAGCATGCGGTCCTTGATCTTGGTGACCTCGACGAACCAGCTCGAGACGGCGCGGTAGATCAGGGGGTTCCGGCAGCGCCAGCAGTGCGGGTAGCTGTGCACGTAGCTGGCCTGCTTCAGGAGGCGGCCCTGCTCGCGCAGCACGCGGGTGATGGGCTTGTTGGCCTCGAAGACCTGCAGCCCCACGATCTCCCTCAGCGGGGCGTTCTCGCGCGAGCCGAACAGCGGAAGGAACTTGGCGCCGTCGTCCACGGAGAGGATCACCGGGATGCCGGCCGCCTCGCAGACGCGCTGGTCGTCCTCGCCATACGCGGGCGCCTGGTGGACGATGCCGGTGCCGTCGGTCGTGGTGACGTAGTCGGCGACGAGGATGCGCCAGGCCTTGCCCGTGCCGTAGACCTCGGCGTCGGCGAAGTAGTCCCACAGCGGCTCGTACCGGATGCCCTCGAGCTCGGTACCGAGGTAGGTGCGCTCGACGGCGGCCGCGGCGGCCTGGGCGTCCTCGTAGCCGAGGTCCTTGGCGTAGGAGGCCACGAGGTCCTCGGCGAGGAGGAAGCGGGTGCCGGCGGCGAACGGCGAGACACCGGGCGCGCTCACCCCGTCGGGTCCGGCGGGCACGACGGCGTAGCGCACCTCGGGCCCGACGGCGAGCGCTGCGTTGGTGGGCAGCGTCCACGGCGTCGTGGTCCAGGCGATGGCGAGGACGCCGGCAAGCTGGCGGGAGACGTCGGAGTCGCCGGCGAGCAGCGGGAAGGTGACCGTGACCGTCTGGTCCTGGCGGTCCTTGTACACGTCGTCGTCCATGCGCAGCTCGTGGTTGGACAGCGGCGTCTCGTCGTTCCAGCAGTACGGCAGCACGCGGTAGCCGCTGTACGTGAGCCCCTTCTCATGGAGCGTCTTGAACGCCCAGATCACGGACTCCATGTACTCGACGTTGAGGGTCTTGTAGTCGTTCTCGAAGTCGACCCAGCGGGCCTGGCGCTTGACGTAGGCTTCCCACTCGCGCGTGTACTTGAGGACCGAGGCACGGCAGGCGTCGTTGAACTTGTCGACGCCCATCGCGTCGATGTCCGACTTCTGGTTCATGCCGAGCTGCTTCATGGCCTCGAGCTCGGCGGGAAGGCCGTGGGTGTCCCAGCCGAAGCGCCGCTCGACCCGCTTGCCGCGCAGGGTCTGGTAGCGCGCCACGAGGTCCTTAGCGTAGCCGGTGAGCAGGTGGCCGTAGTGCGGCAGGCCGTTGGCGAAGGGCGGCCCGTCGTAGAAGACGAACTCGTTGGCGCCGTCACGCCCGGCATCCCGGCCGTCGACCGATGCTTGGAAGGTGCCGTCCTCGTCCCAGTAGGCGAGGATGCGCTCCTCCAGCTCGGGGAAGCGCACGGAATGGGTCGTCGCCGCATCCTGGGCGGCTGCTGCAGAGGCCTTGGGGTACACGCTCACTCGGATCCTGGCTCGCTTCATGCTGCTGGATGCGAGGACGGCGTCCACCCGGATCTGCCGGACGGGGCCGCGGTACCACCTCACTTGCCCGCACCGGCCGGCGCGGGCCTCTCATTGACGGCTGTGACGGGCCTGCCCGTCCGGTTCTACTGGGCGTCCCCGCTGCGGCGGGTGGCGCTGTTCTTCCGGAAGCTCGCCGGTGATGGCCGGGTCGACGCTGTGCTGCCCAGTCTACGCATCCGCGCTCGGCCCTGTCGAAAGTCCCGAATATCTCCAACGACTAGAATAACAGGCCCAGGGGGCGCACAATGGAGCCGTCCCACCACGCGCACGAAGGAGCCCAGGATGCGCACCACCCCAGCACTGTCGCTGCCGACCCTCGTCTCGGCGCAGGAATGGGTCGCCGCGGCCGCCGCCGACGGCCTCCGGCTCGAGATCGCCCACACCGGACGCCGCCAGCGGGTGGGACGCACCACTCGCTCGGCCGCCACCGCCATCCTGCGCACCGCCCTCGAGAACGCGGCGCGGCACGCGGACTGCTCCCGGCCGGTGCGGCTCGAGATCGCCTGGCAGCCCGGGGGCCTCAGGCTGCGGATGCTCAACGTTCCCGGCGAAACGGCCCTCGGCCAGATCCTGCGGCCCGGCCGCGGGATCGCCTCGATGGCCGCACAGGCCCGCCGCGCCGGCGGCTGGCTGCGGGCAGGACTGTCCGAGGAAGGGTTCGAGGTCGCGGCCTTCCTGCCGTGCGCCGTGCCGTTCCCCGTGCAGGCCCGCGCCCACGTCGCGGGAGCGCGGCGCCCTGCGCCGGCCCTGCCCGCGTGCGCGGCCGGCGCGTGAGCCGGACGCGCCCTAGGCCCCTTGCGGATGAGCTTGTGGGCGGCGGCCTGCGCGACCGGCCGCACCACGATCTCGTCGAGGTTGATGTGGTGCGGCACGGTCACCGCGTACCGGACGATGTCGGCGATGTCCTCCGCCGTGAGGGGCTCCTCGACGCCCTCGTACACCTTGTCGGCCGCCTCGGCGTCGCCGCCGAGACGGCGGAGGGAGAACTCCTCCGTCTTGACGAGCCCGGGCAGCACCTCGATGACGCGCACGTTGTTCTCGGCCTCCTCGAGGCGCAGCGCCCGGGTCATGGCCCGCTCGGCTGCCTTGGCGGCGTTATAGCCGCCGCCGCCCTCATAGGAGACGAGCGCGGCCACCGAGGTGAGGTTGAGCACGGTCCCCTGGCCGTTCGCACGGAGCATCGGCAGGAAGGCGCGCGTGATCTTCATCGTGCCGAGGACGTTCGAGCGGAACATCCACTCCCAGTCCTCGGTCTTGGCCTCCGCGACCCAGTCCGTCCCGCGTGCGCCGCCGGCGATGTTCACGAGCGTGTCGGCCCCTCCCCCATCGGCGACGGCGGCGACGAGCCGCGCGACGTCGTCGTCCTCGGAGATGTCGGCGGGGACGGCGATCGCGCCGGTCTCGGCGGCAAGGCTTTCGAGCCGCTCGGCCCGCCGGGCCACGGCGAACACCCGCCAGCCCTCCGCGGCGAGCGCCCGCACCGTGGCCTCTCCGATCCCGGTGCTCGCTCCCGTCACGATCGCGGAGCGCTGGTCAGTCTGGGGCACAGTCGTCGTCATGCGCCCAACCTACCGCGCTCCCCCGCCGCGGGCCCGTCAGCGGGCCCGGAGCAGGTCCGCCAGGACCACGGCCTGATTGTGCTCGGTGTCCCTGGCCGAATACACGAGGTCCACGCTGTCGTGGTCGCGGACGGCGGCCCTGAGCTCGTCGAAGGCCTCGGCGCCGTCGAGCTCCTGGCGGTACTTCCGCGCGAACTCCTCGAAGCGGGCAGGGTCGTGGCCGAACCACGTGCGGAGCCCGTCGGAGGGCCCGACCTCCTTGAGCCAGAGGTCCACCGCGGCCCTGTCCTTGCTCAGCCCCCGGGGCCAGATGCGGTCCACGAGAATGCGGTAGGTTCCCTCGGGGGAAGGCTCGTACACCCTGCGGATCCCCATACTGCCCATGCCGCCATGCTAGGACCGCCGGCGCCGCGGGGCCAGGGGACGGCCACGGGCAGCAGAAAGCATGGAAGAATCGATGGCATGCCTGAAGCAGCCATCACGGGTACAGACACGCCCGACCGCACCCCGACGAATCCGACGAACGTCCCCGACAAGCCCGCCCTCGAGGGGCTCGAGGCCAAGCTCACCGAGCGCTGGCTCGCCGAGGGGACCTACCGATTCGACCCCGATACGACCCGCGAGGCCGTCTACTCGATCGACACGCCCCCGCCCACGGCGTCGGGGTCCCTGCACGTCGGCCACATGTTCTCCTTCACGCAGACCGACCTCCTCGCGCGCTACCAGCGCATGACGGGCAAGAACGTCTTCTACCCCATGGGCTGGGACGACAACGGCCTGCCCACGGAGCGCCGCGTCCAGAACTACTACGGGGTCCGCTGCGACCCGGCCATCCCGTACGACGCCGCCTACCGTCCCCCCGCGCAGCCGGCGAAGAACCAGCGCGACTTCGATGTCATCTCCCGCAAGAACTTCATCACGCTGTGCGAGGAGCTCGCGGTCGAGGACGAGAAGGTGTTCGAGCACCTGTTCAAGACGCTCGGACTCTCGGTCGACTGGGGCCTGACCTACCGCACCATCGACGACACCTCCCGGGCCGTCTCGCAGCGCGCGTTCCTGCGCAACTTCGCGGCCGGGGACGCCTACCTCGCCGAGGCCCCCACGCTCTGGGACGTCACCTTCCGCACCGCCGTCGCGCAGGCCGAGCTCGAGGACCGCGAGGTTCCCGGCGCCTACTACCGCTACGCCTTCACCGCGCCCGACGGCGAGGCGGTGCACATCGAGACAACCCGTCCCGAGCTGCTGGCCGCCTGCGCCGCCCTCGTGGCGCACCCTGACGACGAGCGCTACCAGCACCTCTTCGGCACCACGGTCGTCTCGCCGCTGTTCGGCGTGGAGGTCGAGGTCAGGGCCCACCCGCTCGCCAAGCCGGACAAGGGCTCGGGCATTGCGATGGTCTGCACGTTCGGTGACCTGACCGACGTCACCTGGTGGCGCGAGCTCCAGCTGCCGACCCGCCCGATCATCGGCCGCGACGGCCGCCTGGCCGCCGAGACCCCCGAGTGGATCACGGCCGAGGAGGGCCGCGCAGCCTACGCCCGGATCGCCGGCAAGACGGCGTTCTCGGCCAAGGAGGCCGTCGTGGAGATGCTCGCCGAGCAGGGACTGCTCGACGGCGAGCCGAAGAAGATCCTCCACCCGGTGAACTTCTACGAGAAGGGCGACAAGCCGCTCGAGGTTGTGACCTCGCGCCAGTGGTACATCCGCAACGGCGGCCGCGACGAGGAGCGGCGCGCGACCTTCGTGCAGCGGGGGCGCGAGCTGGAATGGCACCCGACGTTCATGCGCGCCCGCTACGAGAACTGGGTCGAGGGCCTCAACGGCGACTGGCTCGTCTCCCGCCAGCGCTTCTTCGGTGTGCCGATCCCGGTCTGGTACCGGCTCGACGCCGAGGGCAACCCCGACTACACGGACCCGATCGTGCCCGACGAGGCCTCGCTGCCCGTGGATCCGGTGGCTGAGCCGGCCCCCGGCTTCGCCGAGGACCAGCGCGATGTCCCCGGCGGCTTCACGGGCGACCCGGACGTGCTCGACACGTGGGCCACCTCGTCCCTCACGCCGCAGATCGTGGGCCGCTGGAGCCGGGACGATGAGTTCTTCGCGAACGTCTTCCCCTTCGACGTGCGGCCGCAGGCGCACGAGATCATCCGCACCTGGCTGTTCTCGACCGTGGTGCGCGCGCAGGAGCTCCACGGCTCGCTGCCGTGGAGGCATGCGGCGATCTCCGGATGGGTGCTCGACCCGGACCGGAAGAAGATGTCCAAGTCGAAGGGCAACGTGGTGGTCCCGACCGACATCCTCGAGGAATACGGCGCTGACGCCGTCCGCTACTGGGCGGCCTCCGCCAAGCTGGGCGCGGACACGGCGTTCGAGGTTGCCCAGATGAAGATCGGCCGGCGGCTCGCGATCAAGGTCCTCAACGCCTCCAAGTTCGTCCTCGGGCTCGGAGCGACGGAGGCGGACGTCCTCAGCGACGGTTCCGACCCCGTGCTCATCAACGCCCTGGACCGCGCGCTCCTCGCCCAGCTCGCGGACGTCGTCGAGCAGGCGGGGGCTGCCTTTGCCGCCTACGACCCGGCGAAGGCGCTCCAGCTGACCGAGTCCTTCTTCTGGCAGTTCACGGACGACTACGTCGAGCTCATCAAGGACCGCGCGTACGGCGCCCAGGGCGAGGAGCAGAAGGCCTCCGTCCTCGCCGCCCTGGCGACGAC
Proteins encoded:
- the valS gene encoding valine--tRNA ligase — encoded protein: MPEAAITGTDTPDRTPTNPTNVPDKPALEGLEAKLTERWLAEGTYRFDPDTTREAVYSIDTPPPTASGSLHVGHMFSFTQTDLLARYQRMTGKNVFYPMGWDDNGLPTERRVQNYYGVRCDPAIPYDAAYRPPAQPAKNQRDFDVISRKNFITLCEELAVEDEKVFEHLFKTLGLSVDWGLTYRTIDDTSRAVSQRAFLRNFAAGDAYLAEAPTLWDVTFRTAVAQAELEDREVPGAYYRYAFTAPDGEAVHIETTRPELLAACAALVAHPDDERYQHLFGTTVVSPLFGVEVEVRAHPLAKPDKGSGIAMVCTFGDLTDVTWWRELQLPTRPIIGRDGRLAAETPEWITAEEGRAAYARIAGKTAFSAKEAVVEMLAEQGLLDGEPKKILHPVNFYEKGDKPLEVVTSRQWYIRNGGRDEERRATFVQRGRELEWHPTFMRARYENWVEGLNGDWLVSRQRFFGVPIPVWYRLDAEGNPDYTDPIVPDEASLPVDPVAEPAPGFAEDQRDVPGGFTGDPDVLDTWATSSLTPQIVGRWSRDDEFFANVFPFDVRPQAHEIIRTWLFSTVVRAQELHGSLPWRHAAISGWVLDPDRKKMSKSKGNVVVPTDILEEYGADAVRYWAASAKLGADTAFEVAQMKIGRRLAIKVLNASKFVLGLGATEADVLSDGSDPVLINALDRALLAQLADVVEQAGAAFAAYDPAKALQLTESFFWQFTDDYVELIKDRAYGAQGEEQKASVLAALATTLDAVLRLFAPVLPFATDEVWSWWRAGSVHRAPWPAPVPVADGDRGMLPTVGLALSGIRKAKSEAKVKQRTEVLAAVVSAPAELLPQLEAGLGDLRAAANARSIELRDGSSEVSVSEVQLADA